From Chryseobacterium shandongense, the proteins below share one genomic window:
- a CDS encoding ABC-F family ATP-binding cassette domain-containing protein, giving the protein MLSVQGLGLHHSGTYLFQNVNFTIKKDDKIGLVGKNGAGKSTLLKMLSGEINFYEGNVVPEGNITIGFLKQDLDFVKGRTVWAETMQAFEQINAWKNELEEVNHQMTTRTDYESDSYTDLINKMTELNDLLMNHDAYNLEGDMEKVLFGLGFKADDFQKITDEFSGGWRMRIELAKLLLQKNDIMLLDEPTNHLDMESIMWLENFLKDYPGAIVLVSHDKQFMTAVCNRTFDINNKKVDDYKANYSKYLVMREDRREKLIQAKKNQDAEIKQMEDNINKFRASATKASFAQSLIKKLDKIERIEVDNEDVSKFNIRFVQSVVPGKVIFEAQKLGKAYGQKQIFDDVDFIVQRGDRIALLGQNGQGKTTLAKILAGDIKDYSGTWNLGHNVNIGYFAQNQEEVLTPNKTVQEEAEDAATEETRPRVRDLLGSFLFQGEAVNKKTKVLSGGERNRLALCKLLLRPFNTLIMDEPTNHLDIQSKEIIKLALQKFEGTLIVISHDREFLQGLCDKIYEFRDGKMKEFLGDINEYLEFRQKESIREISAEKAKLHGEDAKVEVKAKKEEPVAEMQQSSVIVSKEQKNIQNKLKKVEDKITELETKVEEFEASFTKENPSEETLEQYNKTKEDLDLALQEWEYLGTQLN; this is encoded by the coding sequence ATGCTTTCGGTTCAAGGTTTAGGATTACATCATTCGGGAACATATTTGTTTCAAAACGTGAATTTCACGATTAAAAAGGATGATAAAATTGGTTTGGTTGGTAAAAATGGAGCAGGGAAATCCACTTTATTGAAGATGCTTTCAGGAGAAATCAATTTCTATGAAGGAAATGTAGTACCTGAAGGAAACATTACAATCGGATTCCTAAAGCAAGATCTTGATTTCGTAAAAGGAAGAACCGTTTGGGCAGAAACCATGCAGGCTTTCGAACAGATTAACGCCTGGAAAAATGAGCTAGAAGAAGTCAACCATCAAATGACGACAAGAACCGATTACGAAAGTGATTCTTATACGGATTTGATTAATAAAATGACCGAGCTTAACGATCTTTTGATGAATCATGACGCTTACAATCTGGAAGGTGATATGGAAAAGGTATTGTTCGGATTGGGTTTTAAAGCGGATGATTTTCAAAAAATCACCGATGAATTTTCCGGCGGATGGAGAATGAGAATTGAACTCGCAAAACTGCTTCTGCAAAAAAACGATATCATGCTTCTCGATGAGCCAACCAACCACCTGGATATGGAATCCATCATGTGGCTGGAAAACTTCCTGAAAGATTATCCGGGAGCCATCGTTCTGGTAAGCCACGATAAGCAGTTTATGACCGCTGTCTGCAACCGTACTTTCGATATCAACAATAAAAAGGTTGACGACTACAAAGCGAATTATTCCAAATATCTTGTGATGCGTGAAGACCGCCGCGAAAAACTGATTCAGGCTAAAAAAAATCAGGATGCGGAAATCAAGCAGATGGAAGATAATATTAATAAGTTCCGTGCAAGTGCTACCAAAGCTTCTTTCGCGCAGTCGCTTATTAAAAAATTAGATAAAATCGAACGGATTGAAGTTGATAATGAAGACGTTTCAAAATTCAATATTCGTTTTGTACAATCCGTGGTTCCTGGAAAAGTTATTTTTGAAGCTCAAAAACTCGGCAAAGCTTACGGCCAAAAACAAATTTTTGATGATGTGGATTTTATCGTTCAGAGAGGAGACCGGATTGCCCTTCTCGGACAGAACGGACAGGGGAAAACAACACTGGCTAAAATTCTTGCAGGAGACATCAAAGATTATTCAGGAACTTGGAATCTTGGTCATAATGTAAATATTGGTTATTTCGCTCAAAATCAGGAGGAAGTTTTAACGCCTAATAAAACGGTGCAGGAAGAAGCAGAAGATGCTGCAACCGAAGAAACAAGACCGCGGGTTCGTGATTTATTAGGATCTTTCCTTTTCCAGGGGGAAGCGGTGAACAAAAAGACAAAAGTACTTTCCGGAGGGGAAAGAAACCGTTTGGCACTTTGTAAACTATTGCTTCGTCCATTTAACACATTAATCATGGACGAACCTACGAACCACCTTGATATTCAGTCTAAAGAAATTATCAAGCTGGCGCTTCAGAAATTTGAAGGAACTTTAATTGTAATCTCGCACGACAGGGAATTCTTACAGGGTCTTTGTGATAAAATCTACGAATTCCGCGATGGTAAAATGAAAGAATTCTTAGGAGATATCAATGAATATCTTGAATTCAGACAAAAAGAATCGATCAGAGAAATTTCAGCTGAAAAAGCAAAACTTCACGGAGAAGATGCAAAGGTTGAGGTGAAAGCTAAGAAGGAAGAGCCTGTGGCAGAAATGCAGCAATCTTCAGTCATTGTAAGCAAAGAGCAGAAGAATATTCAGAATAAACTGAAAAAAGTGGAAGATAAAATTACTGAGCTTGAAACTAAAGTTGAGGAATTTGAAGCTTCTTTCACCAAAGAAAATCCTTCTGAAGAAACACTGGAACAATATAATAAAACAAAAGAAGATCTTGATCTTGCATTACAGGAGTGGGAATATTTGGGTACGCAGTTGAATTGA
- a CDS encoding response regulator transcription factor, which translates to MNSQIKIALIDDEQLILEGIKMLLASEHNISVGSTSNNGPDFLEVLEKTSNENFPDIALVDVQMQPMNGFELVEILKEKYPDLKIIILSSHYKTTILGYMVKLGVSAFLPKNSNRQAFIEAITMVYKNGIFFTPEDHQMIFSYMNSPTKKRTLFEMDDELSDREKDVVRLICQECTNNEIAEKLFISPRTVESHRQRIVEKIGAKNTVGIVIYAIINNIHPLERI; encoded by the coding sequence ATGAACTCTCAAATTAAAATAGCATTAATTGATGACGAACAGCTTATTCTTGAAGGAATAAAAATGCTGCTCGCTTCAGAACATAATATCTCGGTAGGATCAACTTCCAACAACGGGCCGGATTTCCTCGAAGTGCTGGAAAAAACTTCAAATGAAAACTTTCCGGATATCGCTCTGGTAGATGTTCAGATGCAGCCGATGAACGGTTTCGAGCTCGTAGAAATCCTGAAAGAAAAATATCCCGACCTGAAAATCATTATTCTCTCTTCTCATTATAAAACAACGATTCTGGGATATATGGTAAAACTGGGTGTCTCCGCATTTTTGCCTAAAAACTCCAATCGGCAGGCATTTATAGAAGCCATTACCATGGTGTATAAAAACGGAATTTTCTTCACGCCGGAAGATCATCAGATGATTTTTTCCTACATGAACAGCCCTACCAAAAAGAGAACCCTATTTGAAATGGATGATGAATTATCAGACCGGGAAAAAGATGTGGTAAGGCTTATATGCCAGGAATGTACTAACAATGAAATTGCCGAAAAACTGTTCATCAGCCCAAGAACCGTAGAAAGCCACAGACAGAGAATCGTTGAAAAAATAGGCGCTAAAAATACAGTTGGAATTGTCATTTATGCCATCATTAACAACATCCATCCCTTAGAAAGAATCTGA
- a CDS encoding DUF5715 family protein has protein sequence MKKFFCVAFAFFIQGIYYSQEAKKTLPCYDLTEVLKVEPTLLYKPHLDASKSFGIKILKDSKAVQKYINNGKFHKISKSGKGYRVQKLDYSRAWMVSKGKLMLERIGTRFSKETKGNTFTVSSITRTLEDQCRLRKVNTNASLGISSHNYGNSFDISYVRFDGVLKNNSRLEAALEKVLKYYYNAGRIYYIKERQQSCFHITVKNY, from the coding sequence ATGAAAAAGTTTTTTTGCGTAGCATTTGCATTCTTTATTCAGGGAATTTATTATTCTCAGGAAGCCAAAAAAACATTGCCTTGCTATGATCTTACAGAAGTTTTAAAAGTAGAGCCCACATTGCTTTACAAACCTCATCTTGATGCTTCTAAAAGTTTTGGAATTAAAATACTGAAAGACTCAAAGGCTGTTCAGAAATATATTAACAACGGAAAGTTTCACAAAATCAGCAAGTCGGGAAAAGGCTATAGAGTACAAAAGCTGGATTACAGCAGGGCGTGGATGGTATCCAAAGGAAAGCTGATGCTGGAAAGAATCGGGACGCGATTCAGTAAAGAAACAAAAGGAAATACATTTACCGTTTCTTCTATTACAAGAACGCTAGAAGATCAGTGCAGATTAAGAAAAGTTAATACAAATGCTTCACTGGGGATCAGTTCTCACAATTACGGCAACTCTTTCGATATCTCATATGTGCGTTTTGATGGGGTTTTAAAGAATAACAGCAGGTTGGAGGCCGCTCTGGAAAAGGTATTGAAATATTATTATAATGCCGGGCGGATTTACTATATCAAAGAAAGACAGCAAAGTTGCTTTCATATTACGGTTAAGAATTATTAA
- a CDS encoding T6SS phospholipase effector Tle1-like catalytic domain-containing protein → MKSNIISVGIFFDGTGNNGINATSPEKPPKNNESYYGNTTNIYKLFQLFNGEAKIYIEGIGTLTQKEDSDFAMATCKNPAGNHGYSSDDKLQKAFSFIEQISSDYNNHYELYVYGFSRGAMLARNFCYELLNENTSFQKNINVKFLGVFDTIESAPFNDYNVTVHPATERAFHICAANECRFFFPLTGLFEDSGSMEDRIAGTGNKTWKKIFVPGVHADIGGGYLEGPQSVYISPNFLLEDELDSYIQNIIKMAADSEGNKLWDYILGNYKVDQGEVFCQAYISRDLVFNELSKVYGRLMLKESNAEKQIFNTEFHDSDFLINGEKHPYMIKLSDELERYVEKFSPQLKPLYNFRTLADYTHISANFGLYHPAIPKNSSKEELTEFINNGLNVPGNSNDQFTATPSKLQVEIHHIEDSVVDYAYGTNIPNNDNWNRTILIKENSYNKC, encoded by the coding sequence ATGAAAAGCAATATAATCTCCGTCGGGATTTTTTTTGACGGAACAGGAAACAACGGGATCAATGCAACCTCTCCCGAAAAACCTCCGAAAAATAATGAAAGCTATTACGGAAATACTACCAATATTTATAAATTATTTCAACTGTTTAATGGCGAAGCGAAAATATACATAGAAGGCATAGGAACGCTTACCCAAAAGGAAGACAGCGATTTTGCCATGGCAACCTGCAAAAATCCTGCGGGAAATCATGGATATTCTTCCGACGACAAATTACAGAAAGCATTCTCTTTTATTGAGCAGATATCGTCAGATTATAACAATCATTACGAGTTGTATGTTTACGGATTCAGCAGGGGAGCCATGCTCGCCAGAAATTTTTGCTATGAGCTGTTGAATGAAAATACTTCGTTTCAAAAAAATATCAATGTGAAATTTCTCGGCGTTTTCGATACAATAGAATCTGCACCTTTTAATGATTATAATGTTACGGTACATCCCGCTACGGAGCGTGCTTTCCATATTTGTGCTGCTAATGAATGCCGTTTTTTCTTCCCTTTAACCGGCCTTTTTGAAGATTCCGGTTCGATGGAAGATAGAATAGCCGGAACAGGAAATAAAACCTGGAAAAAGATTTTTGTTCCCGGGGTTCATGCAGATATAGGTGGAGGATATCTGGAAGGCCCGCAATCAGTATACATTTCCCCGAATTTTTTACTTGAAGACGAACTTGACAGCTATATTCAAAATATTATAAAAATGGCAGCTGACTCTGAAGGAAATAAACTATGGGATTATATCCTTGGAAATTATAAAGTGGATCAGGGAGAAGTTTTTTGTCAGGCTTATATTTCAAGGGATCTCGTTTTCAATGAGCTTTCTAAAGTATATGGTAGGCTGATGCTGAAAGAATCAAATGCTGAAAAACAGATCTTCAATACTGAATTTCATGATTCTGATTTTTTAATTAATGGTGAAAAACATCCTTATATGATCAAACTTTCAGATGAGTTGGAGCGATATGTGGAAAAGTTTTCGCCACAACTAAAACCGTTGTACAATTTCAGGACATTGGCAGATTATACCCATATTTCGGCGAATTTCGGATTATATCATCCCGCAATACCGAAAAATTCATCAAAAGAAGAACTCACGGAATTCATCAATAATGGTCTGAACGTGCCGGGAAATTCCAATGACCAGTTTACTGCAACCCCGTCAAAACTCCAGGTTGAAATACATCATATCGAAGATTCTGTTGTGGATTACGCATACGGTACCAATATCCCTAATAATGACAATTGGAACCGAACCATATTGATTAAGGAAAATTCATATAATAAATGTTAG
- a CDS encoding sensor histidine kinase: MSFILLAYRSFIKRIIEEKNVQHEAEVLHQKNLVLENIKAQEAERKRIAVMIHDDIGNRLNILSLWLNNLDTKGDELIRKNITTQMSSLIDSARSISHSLYPVNLETVGLVLYIEELIANLSGRINISLNVSPKFQKKDIFTEVQLYRIIQEFTTNVLKHSEATRVWIYIKDNHSNLAVVISDNGEWKNVLGKGSRLIIKIPYTNELSN; encoded by the coding sequence ATGTCTTTTATTTTGCTTGCCTACAGAAGCTTTATCAAAAGGATAATTGAAGAGAAAAACGTACAGCACGAAGCCGAGGTTCTGCATCAGAAAAACCTTGTTTTGGAAAATATAAAAGCCCAGGAAGCCGAAAGAAAAAGAATTGCAGTAATGATTCATGATGATATCGGAAACAGGCTTAATATTTTATCATTATGGCTCAATAACCTGGATACAAAAGGAGATGAGCTCATCAGGAAAAATATCACTACTCAGATGTCCTCGCTTATAGACTCGGCGCGAAGCATCTCACATTCATTATATCCGGTAAATCTGGAAACGGTAGGACTGGTTTTGTATATCGAAGAGCTAATTGCCAATTTATCAGGAAGAATAAACATCTCCCTGAATGTAAGCCCGAAATTTCAGAAAAAAGATATTTTTACAGAAGTTCAGCTCTACAGGATCATTCAGGAATTTACCACCAATGTTCTCAAACATTCGGAAGCAACAAGAGTCTGGATTTATATTAAAGACAACCACAGCAATCTGGCCGTCGTTATTTCAGACAACGGCGAATGGAAAAATGTTTTAGGTAAAGGAAGCCGGCTAATCATTAAAATTCCATACACCAATGAACTCTCAAATTAA